From a single Phragmites australis chromosome 7, lpPhrAust1.1, whole genome shotgun sequence genomic region:
- the LOC133923383 gene encoding LOW QUALITY PROTEIN: uncharacterized protein OsI_030282-like (The sequence of the model RefSeq protein was modified relative to this genomic sequence to represent the inferred CDS: deleted 2 bases in 1 codon) — protein MAKIVALILVAITLVAAQVPAECAPPRSISEVDSKMKKALDGVISSAPPAETKVAGTTAAYEKAADVIIAAAPADEFTVMEEAFNAVESVPAECAIADKSICEVDLKVRKALHGVVSAAPPAKKPETKDATFKQSFVAAASLAQAANAGDDKKVAGITAAYGRAADAVIAAAPADKFTVMEETFTAARPIA, from the exons ATGGCCAAGATTGTCGCACTAATCCTTGTTGCTATCACATTGGTAGCCGCACAGGTGCCGGCGGAATGCGCACCGCCGAGAAGT ATTAGTGAGGTGGACTCGAAAATGAAGAAGGCCCTCGATGGCGTCATCTCTTCCGCCCCACCGGCAGAAACTAAAGTTGCTGGAACTACCGCTGCCTACGAGAAAGCTGCTGATGTTATCATTGCCGCCGCGCCCGCTGACGAGTTTACAGTAATGGAAGAAGCCTTCAACGCGGTCGAGTCAGTGCCGGCGGAATGCGCCATTGCCGACAAGTCCATCTGTGAGGTGGACTTGAAAGTTCGGAAGGCCCTCCATGGTGTCGTCTCCGCCGCCCCACCGGCAAAAAAGCCCGAAACTAAAGATGCCACGTTCAAACAGAGTTTTGTTGCTGCAGCTTCTCTCGCCCAGGCTGCAAATGCAGGAGACGACAAGAAAGTCGCTGGAATTACCGCTGCCTACGGGAGGGCTGCTGATGCGGTCATTGCTGCCGCGCCCGCCGACAAGTTTACAGTAATGGAAGAAACTTTCACGGCTGCTCGTCCTATTGCTTGA
- the LOC133923796 gene encoding uncharacterized protein LOC133923796 yields the protein MVGNRTWFGGLFNSSGKRRQVSAEKIFELTPLQEQQLQKLKERLNVPYDETRPDHQESLRALWNASFPDTELTSLVSEQWKDMGWQGVNPTTDFRGCGFVSLENLLFFARTYPASFKRLLLKQQGMRVTWEYPFAVAGVNISYMLIQLLDLNSARPKSLPGINFIKVLAEHEEAFDVLYCIAFEMMDAQWLAMRASYMQFKEVLEATRQQLERELSLEDLHGIHDLPAYNLLYK from the exons ATGGTTGGAAATAGGACATGGTTTGGAGGGCTTTTCAATAGCTCAGGCAAAAGGCGCCAAGTAAGTGCAGAGAAGATATTTGAGCTGACCCCTCTTCAG GAACAGCAGTTGCAAAAGTTGAAGGAAAGGCTAAATGTACCTTATGATGAAACTCGGCCAGATCATCAG GAATCACTTAGGGCTCTTTGGAATGCCTCCTTTCCTGATACAGAGCTCACTAGCTTAGTTTCAGAACAGTGGAAAGATATGGGGTGGCAGGGCGTGAACCCAACGACCGATTTCAG GGGCTGTGGATTTGTTTCACTTGAGAACCTTTTATTTTTCGCAAGAACATATCCG GCTTCTTTCAAGAGGTTGTTGCTGAAGCAACAAGGAATGCGAGTCACATGGGAGTACCCCTTTGCCGTTGCAGGTGTAAACATCTCATACATGTTAATTCAGCTGCTGGACCTCAACTCAG CGCGACCGAAATCTTTGCCAGGGATTAACTTTATCAAAGTGTTGGCAG AACATGAGGAGGCATTTGATGTGCTGTACTGCATAGCTTTCGAGATGATGGATGCTCAATGGTTAGCAATGCGAGCGTCGTACATGCAGTTCAAA GAGGTGCTGGAAGCCACAAGGCAGCAGCTGGAGAGGGAGCTCTCCCTGGAGGATCTCCATGGCATCCATGACCTGCCTGCTTACAACCTATTGTACAAATAG
- the LOC133923795 gene encoding E3 ubiquitin-protein ligase WAV3-like, with amino-acid sequence MGTGWRRALCTSVQRDDHDDSKSKKRRPHDATTPSPRAGGFFSAVIKGTGSGSNPSTPTLRCRTKPLQEPAESAPVTPPSAPALMRKHRMPLLQALSAPSSPRSPSRFALLKASLLPTKSRCGVCSRGVKSGGSSAVFTAECSHSFHFPCIAAHARSSSAAGVLSCPVCASPWRQAPFLASLRLHCSFHDGRKAPPPASGAPKLYDDDEPLLAPKAAANGSGFNPIPEADEDDGDEEAEFRGFFPRPRTSGLAVTVAPETALVSSGRRHGKYVVAVKAKAPGGLRSSSATPRRAPIDLVTVLDVSQGMMGEKLQMLKRGMRLVVASLGPADRLSIVAFSGAAKRLLPLRRMTRQGQRSARQIVDRLVVCATAQGQEQAQAQTQSVCVGDALRKATKVLEDRRDRNPVATVMLLSDTQQQQQDSRKQGNDHHAVRRPAVAPATRFTHVEIPIGPAGNTPLVAKEEEKASEEPPVEHAFAKCLGGLVSVVMQEVHLELLFPTGEITAVYSCGPGQQAVSLAGGNGGGAVSIRLGEMYAEEERELLVELRAPLGAQHNHPHSLSARCSYRDPASQDTVRGAEQPLLLPQLRDGSSWSRRLHDLFVATRAVAESRRLAELQDLATAIHLLSSARALVLQSPPTQQQQELVGSLDTELSDMRWRRSQHHQQQPLTPTSRSGRRGDAETTPVGTPRGGEPLTPTSAWRAAEQLAKVAIMRKSMNRVSDLHGFENARF; translated from the exons atggggacGGGGTGGCGGAGGGCGCTTTGCACGTCCGTCCAGCGCGACGACCACGACGACTCCAAGAGCAAGAAGCGCCGCCCCCACGACGCCACCACACCCAGCCCCCGCGCAGGCGGCTTCTTCTCCGCTGTCATCAAGGGCACTGGCAGTGGCAGCAACCCGTCCACGCCCACTCTGCGGTGCCGCACCAAGCCCCTGCAGGAGCCGGCTGAGTCCGCTCCCGTGACGCCGCCCTCCGCGCCGGCGCTCATGAGGAAGCACCGGATGCCGCTGCTGCAGGCGCTGTCGGCGCCGTCGTCGCCCAGATCCCCTTCCAGATTCGCGCTCCTCAAGGCCTCGCTCCTCCCAACCAAG TCTCGGTGCGGCGTGTGCTCGCGCGGCGTCAAGAGCGGCGGCAGCTCGGCGGTGTTCACGGCGGAGTGCTCCCACTCCTTCCATTTCCCCTGCATCGCCGCCCAcgcccgctcctcctccgccgccggcgtCCTCTCCTGCCCCGTCTGCGCCTCGCCGTGGCGCCAGGCCCCCTTCCTCGCCTCCCTCCGCCTCCACTGCTCCTTCCACGACGGCCGCaaggcgccgccgcccgcgtcCGGTGCCCCCAAGCTGTACGATGACGACGAGCCGCTGCTGGCGCCCAAGGCCGCGGCCAACGGCAGCGGCTTCAACCCGATCCCAGAGGCAGACGAGGACGATGGCGACGAGGAGGCCGAGTTCAGGGGCTTCTTCCCGCGCCCCAGGACATCGGGGTTGGCGGTCACCGTGGCGCCTGAGACCGCGCTGGTGTCGTCCGGGCGGAGGCACGGTAAGTACGTGGTGGCCGTCAAGGCCAAGGCACCCGGGGGGCTGCGCTCGTCCTCCGCGACCCCGAGGCGCGCACCCATCGACCTGGTGACGGTGCTGGACGTGAGCCAGGGCATGATGGGCGAGAAGCTGCAGATGCTCAAGCGCGGGATGCGCCTCGTCGTCGCCTCGCTCGGCCCCGCCGACCGCCTCTCCATCGTCGCCTTCTCGGGCGCCGCCAAGCGCCTGTTGCCACTGCGCCGGATGACCAGGCAGGGCCAGCGGTCGGCGCGCCAGATCGTCGACCGACTGGTGGTCTGCGCCACGGCGCAGGGGCAGGAGCAGGCGCAGGCCCAAACGCAGAGCGTCTGCGTCGGCGACGCGCTGCGCAAGGCCACCAAGGTCCTTGAGGACCGGCGCGATCGCAACCCGGTCGCCACCGTCATGCTCCTATCCGAtacacagcagcagcaacaagatTCGAGGAAGCAGGGCAACGATCACCATGCTGTCCGTCGCCCGGCCGTGGCTCCGGCAACTCGGTTCACGCACGTCGAGATCCCTATCGGTCCTGCTGGCAACACGCCGCTTgtggccaaggaggaggagaaggcatcGGAGGAGCCTCCTGTGGAGCACGCGTTCGCCAAGTGCCTGGGCGGCCTTGTGAGCGTGGTGATGCAGGAGGTGCATCTGGAGCTTCTGTTCCCGACGGGAGAGATCACGGCCGTGTACTCGTGCGGTCCCGGGCAGCAGGCCGTGTCCCTGGCCGGTGGCAACGGCGGCGGGGCGGTGAGCATCCGGCTGGGCGAGATGTATGCGGAGGAGGAGCGCGAGCTGCTGGTGGAGCTGCGCGCGCCGCTGGGCGCGCAGCACAACCACCCGCACTCGCTGTCGGCGCGGTGCAGCTACCGCGACCCGGCGTCGCAGGACACGGTGCGCGGCGCGGAGcagccgctgctgctgccgcaGCTGCGCGACGGGAGCTCGTGGTCGCGGCGGCTGCACGACCTGTTCGTGGCGACCCGCGCGGTAGCGGAGTCGCGGCGGCTGGCGGAGCTGCAGGACCTGGCGACGGCGATCCACCTGCTGTCGTCGGCGCGGGCGCTGGTGCTGCAGTCCCCTccgacgcagcagcagcaggagctgGTGGGCAGCCTGGATACCGAGCTGAGCGACATGCGGTGGCGGCGCAGCCAGCATCATCAGCAGCAGCCATTGACGCCCACGTCGAGGAGCGGCAGGAGGGGGGACGCGGAGACGACGCCCGTGGGGACGCCGCGAGGTGGGGAGCCGTTGACACCGACGTCAGCGTGGCGCGCGGCGGAACAGCTGGCGAAGGTGGCCATCATGCGCAAGTCCATGAACAGGGTGAGCGACCTGCACGGCTTCGAGAACGCCCGATTCTGA